Genomic window (Streptobacillus felis):
AGTAACTGCTTCATCAGTGAATGATCCTAAATGAGGAGTTAATAATACTTTAGGGTAAAGACTTACTAATTCTTCAAATAATTCATTAGGTATTTCTTTTCTTGAGAAATCTTTAAAGAATAATTCAGATTCATTTTCTAAAGTATCTATACCAGCACCTGCAAGTTTACCAGATTTAATTCCATCTATTATTGCTTTAGTGCACGTAGTTTCTCCACGTCCTGTGTTTATTAAAATAGAATTATCTTTCATTTTTGAAACAAATTCCTCAGTTACAAGTTTTCCGTTTTCTTTAATAAATGGAACGTGTAATGAAATTATGTCACTTTCTTTTATTAATGTGTCTAAATCTACTTGAGTTACAATATCTTCTATACCATCTTTTTTAAATACATCATATCCAAGTACATTTGCACCTAAACCCTTAAATAATTTAGCTGCTGTAAATCCTATTTTACCAAGACCTATTACTCCAACTTTGCAATTTCTAATTTCTCTAGAAAACATAGAAGAAGTTACTCTGAAGTCTTTGTTAGCAGAATTTGAAGTCATTAAAGCTGTATTTCTTAATAGCATCATCGCAAGTGTAACTGCAAGTTCTGCTATTGCATTAGGTGAATAAAATGGTACATAAGCCATTTTCATTCCTAATTGCTTTGCGTAGTTTATATCTATATGGTTAACACCAACAGTTCTTGTCAGTACATATTTAACTCCACACTCTTTGTAAATGTCTAGGTTTTCTTTTGTCGCCCAACAATTACCTCTTAAGATTACAGCATCATAACCTTTGGCCTTTAATGCTGTTTCTGATGTATTTAAATATTCTGGAATACAAGTAATTTCGAAATGAAATTTTTCATTTAATTCGTGGAAGAATTTTTCTTCAACATCTCTTACACCATAACATAAAACTTTCATTTATTTACCTCTTTCTATATAATACCAGCTGCATGTGTAGCTGCTAATACTAATATCCAAAATATAATTGCAAAAATTGCAAATACAGTATTAACTAATGAAATATTTGAAGCAAGTACAGCTTCTTTTTCAAATTTAATTGCATAAGCAACTGCTACTGTTGCAGGAGGAGTTGCAAGCATTATTACTATAGCTGCTATAGCTTCGTATGCAAATGTAATTCCAAATTTGTTTAATACAACTAAAATTACGAAGAATAAAGCAGGTATTAATATTAAT
Coding sequences:
- a CDS encoding 2-hydroxyacid dehydrogenase; the protein is MKVLCYGVRDVEEKFFHELNEKFHFEITCIPEYLNTSETALKAKGYDAVILRGNCWATKENLDIYKECGVKYVLTRTVGVNHIDINYAKQLGMKMAYVPFYSPNAIAELAVTLAMMLLRNTALMTSNSANKDFRVTSSMFSREIRNCKVGVIGLGKIGFTAAKLFKGLGANVLGYDVFKKDGIEDIVTQVDLDTLIKESDIISLHVPFIKENGKLVTEEFVSKMKDNSILINTGRGETTCTKAIIDGIKSGKLAGAGIDTLENESELFFKDFSRKEIPNELFEELVSLYPKVLLTPHLGSFTDEAVTNMIETTYENLQEFINNGDCKNKL